One genomic segment of Manis pentadactyla isolate mManPen7 chromosome 1, mManPen7.hap1, whole genome shotgun sequence includes these proteins:
- the DMTN gene encoding dematin, whose protein sequence is MERLQKTKMDNQVLGYKDLAAIPKDKAILDIERPDLMIYEPHFTYSLLEHVELPRSRERSLSPKSTSPPPSPEVWAESRSPGTVSQASAPRTVGTPRTMLPHFHHPESARPDSNIYKKPPIYKQRESMGGSPQSKHLIEDLIIESSKFPAAQPPDPNQPAKIETDYWPCPPSLAVVETEWRKRKASRRGAEEEEEEEEDDSGEEMKAFREREREMLSKVTSNLGKMILKEEMEKSLPIRRKTRSLPDRTPFHTSMHAGTSKSSSLPAYGRTTLSQLQSTDLSPSGSETGSPGLPNGEGQRGRMDRGNSLPCVLEQKIYPYEMLVVTTKGRTKLPRGVDRMRLERHLSAEDFSRVFSMSPEDFSKLALWKRNELKKKASLF, encoded by the exons ATGGAACGGCTGCAGAAG ACCAAGATGGACAATCAGGTGCTGGGCTACAAGGACCTGGCTGCCATCCCCAAGGACAAAGCCATCCTGGACATTGAGCGGCCTGACCTCATGATCTACGAGCCCCACTTTACCTATTCTCTCCTGGAACACGTGGAGCTGCCCAGAAGCCgggag CGCTCGCTGTCACCCAAATCCACATCCCCCCCACCATCCCCGGAG GTATGGGCAGAGAGCCGTTCCCCTGGGACCGTCTCTCAGGCCTCAGCCCCAAGGACCGTGGGAACCCCGCGGACGATGCTGCCCCATTTCCACCACCCTG AGAGCGCCCGCCCAGATTCCAACATCTACAAGAAGCCGCCTATCTACAAGCAGAGAG AGTCCATGGGAGGCAGCCCTCAGAGCAAGCATCTCATTGAGGACCTCATCATTGAGTCTTCCAAGTTCCCTGCGGCCCAGCCCCCTGACCCCAACCAGCCAGCCAAGATCGAGACTGACTACTGGCCGTGCCCCCCATCGCTGGCTGTTGTGG AGACAGAGTGGAGGAAGCGGAAGGCATCGCGGAGGGGAGccgaggaagaggaagaggaggaagaagatgaCTCTGGGGAGGAGATGAAGGCTTTCAGGGAgcgtgagagagagatgctcagtAAG gTTACTTCCAACTTGGGAAAAATGATCTTGAAAGAGGAGATGGAAAAGTCATTGCCTATCCGGAGGAAAACCCGCTCCCTGCCTGACCGGACGCCCTTCCATACCT CCATGCATGCAGGGACCTCCAAGTCGTCTTCTCTCCCCGCTTATGGCAGGACCACCCTGAGCCAG CTACAGTCCACAGACTTAAGCCCATCCGGGAGTGAGACGGGAAGCCCAG GCCTGCCG AACGGAGAGGGCCAGAGGGGGAGGATGGACCGGGGGAACTCCTTGCCCTGTGTGCTGGAGCAGAag ATCTATCCCTACGAAATGCTGGTGGTGACCACTAAGGGGAGAACCAAGTTGCCTCGAGGTGTGGACCGGATGAGGCTGGAG AGGCATCTGTCGGCGGAGGACTTCTCAAGGGTGTTTTCCATGTCCCCAGAGGACTTCAGCAAGCTGGCTCTGTGGAAGCGGAATGAACTCAAGAAGAAGGCCTCTCTCTTCTGA